Part of the Moorella sp. E308F genome, CGCCGCCTGGAGGAGAATAAGCTTTCCGTAGAAGTGACGGATGAAGCCAAAGAAATCCTCATCAAAGAAGGCTTCGACGAAGCCTTCGGCGCTCGTCCCCTGCGGCGTGCCATCCAGACCCTCATCGAAGACCAGCTCTCCGACGAGATGCTGGCCGGGAAAATCGTCCCCGGCGACAAGGTCCGGGCCGTCGCCCGGGACGGCAAGATTGTCCTGGAAAAGGCGGCCTAGTCCGGGACGGGATAGACCTCTACAAGCACCCGCGCGCAACGGGTGCTTTTTCTTTTGCTGTAACGAGCAATTTACTTATTTCCACCGCCAGGGGACAGTTCTAATTTTCCAGGGTCCCCAGGAGGCAGAAGGGTTTTCCCGCCCGGAGCCCTGCAGCCTCTAGGGCGGCCCGCTCGCCGGCGGCGAGGATGCAGGTGGCGGGGCCGGCCGATTTGTGCAAGTCCAGCTCCGGTAAGCCCGGCCGCCAGTTGATCTGCAGCCTGTATAAAGCGGCCAGATCCCGGGCCTCGGCCAAGATGCCCCTGGAACCGACGGGAACGATTTCCCGGATGCCCGGCTGGTCGAGGAGCAGGCGTACGGTTTGCAGGTCTGCGATTTCCGGATCGTCGAGGAAGACCTCGGTTCCGACCTTGGGCCGCCCGAAAAGGGCCAGGGCGTCGCCGGCAGCCAGGCGCCCTATTAGCAGCTCTGCGGTAGCCGCCAGGCCGATGACGGTGATCCCTATCCCGGACTGGATAGTGGGGACGTTTTTTTCGCTGCTGCCGGTGAGGGCTTTCTCCGGATCGATACCCAGCGAGCGGACCTCGTCGGCTACGCCCTCCCGGATGGCCGCACCTGTAGGTTCCGGTTCCACGGAGAGGGTGTTGACGATGCAGACCGGCCAGGCGCCTACCGCCAGGACTTCCATCAAGGCTACCCTGGCGGTGAAGCGACCCAGGACGTATCCCGGCACCCGCACCACGTCGGCTTCCTTGGGGCCGATGGCCCCGGCGGAGTCGCAGGCGATCACCAGGGATCTTTGCGCCTCCAGGTCCAGGATGGTCAAATCACGGTAGCGGCGGGGGGAAAGGGTGGCCGGGGTCATTTACCTTCACCTTTCCCCCGGCCGGCGGCATAGCTGGCGGGATATACCCGGCGCAGACTGGTGAAGGCCGTCGCGGCCAGGACGATGTTCAGGGCGGAAGCGATTAATAAGGGCACCACCATGGCCAGGAAGAATGCTTTGCCGAACCCCGGCAGGGGGATGAACAGCGCCGGGAGTAACAGGCCGTTGAGGGCTATTCCCGCTGCTATCCCCAGCCAGGGGGAAAAGCGGTAGAAAAGGGCAAAAAGGGCGACGACGGCGGCCATTCCGGCGGCGATTACCAGGTGGAGGGGCGGGGTGAGGGGGAACCCGGCGGTAAAGGCGGTGAGCAGGTGCCCCAGGGAAGCTATCAGGGCCCCGTCGGCGGGACCCAGGATGAGGGCGCCGAGAAAGCCGGGAAAAGAATCGAAGGCCGGGGTGCCGGTGATGCTGGGTATTTTTAGATTGGCGCCCACAGTTGACAGGGCGATGAGCATGGCCAGGGTCGCCAGGCGTCTGGCCGTCCAGCGGCTTGCCTTAACGGCCGGGGAGGAAAGTTCCGGTTTTGCCATGTTTGCTTCTCCTTTCTAAAGAAGACTTTGTCAGGGGTGAAATGGGGCC contains:
- a CDS encoding AIR synthase related protein; the protein is MTPATLSPRRYRDLTILDLEAQRSLVIACDSAGAIGPKEADVVRVPGYVLGRFTARVALMEVLAVGAWPVCIVNTLSVEPEPTGAAIREGVADEVRSLGIDPEKALTGSSEKNVPTIQSGIGITVIGLAATAELLIGRLAAGDALALFGRPKVGTEVFLDDPEIADLQTVRLLLDQPGIREIVPVGSRGILAEARDLAALYRLQINWRPGLPELDLHKSAGPATCILAAGERAALEAAGLRAGKPFCLLGTLEN
- a CDS encoding ECF transporter S component, with protein sequence MAKPELSSPAVKASRWTARRLATLAMLIALSTVGANLKIPSITGTPAFDSFPGFLGALILGPADGALIASLGHLLTAFTAGFPLTPPLHLVIAAGMAAVVALFALFYRFSPWLGIAAGIALNGLLLPALFIPLPGFGKAFFLAMVVPLLIASALNIVLAATAFTSLRRVYPASYAAGRGKGEGK